In the Telopea speciosissima isolate NSW1024214 ecotype Mountain lineage chromosome 6, Tspe_v1, whole genome shotgun sequence genome, GACATTgttcaagtggggagtacacactctacccaaataataaaaaaaaacttccaaacAGGTCTGACAACACAGAACCAGTAAGTAAAGGCTGCCTGTAGAGGctcaagtaaaggaaaaaacaagaaaaaggggCTTCACCCTAGCATTCACCAAGAAATAACATATCTGAAATAATCTCAAGGCCCTCACACAGGCTGATGTTAAACATTTCtcagcaaaggcagcaatacATAGCAGTCCAGAAACAAGAGGAGCGGAGAAATTGCAGTCCCGATATTACCTCAGGCGTAAACAGAGATTCCACGAAAGAGAGTACCGCTGCAAGCAAGAGTGGAAGATTGAAACCAAGGCCAGATGGGATGAAAAGAAcacccttgggcgattctaTGGAGCCATTCTAAGGCTGAAACCaaggccgagagagagagaaccagggGCTCGAACTTGAAGTGCGGTAAGATTGCGAGTGATGGAATGGCTTCAAAACTTCATAATAGCTTCTACCAAGCTCAAAGAACACCTCCAAACAGCTGAGTAGGTTATTTCCAACCTATTTCATACTTCTATACCACAGATTTTTTACATTGGTAgcttctctttgaaaccctttgaatcctaggattccaaagagaagaaaagaatagagaagagcaaccaaatacgactctcaaaccaacctgctctgataccaagttgagtttcagattagggaaacaatggagaaggaaggaagatgttagagaagaaggagacaagagagggaagaagagagagttacgGTTGAAAGTTGTGTGTCTTAGAGAGACTTATCCAACCCACCTATATTGCtcaaatagaattactaaaagtattacaatcacctccctaaggaggtaaaaggtaaaaagacataaaaagttaaaaatacataataagggaactagttagtagtctagttcctgaactacccctgatacatatttactatcaactctaacaaTGTTTGGGTAAAGCTGCGAGCAACTAATCTTGCTTTAAAGCGGTCAACTGTTCCATCATCTTTCTGTTTagccacaaagacccatttgcaaccacCGGTCCGATTGTAATATAGGttcaggggtaatattgtccttgtacctatagtgtctaggttcattatgcacatgttaaatgtgttAGGTGTGGTAGGTGTGGTAAGTAAGGATTATGGTAGGTAAGGATTGAGTAAATCATTCCAAATTTGTAATAttctgaagttataaataaaggcttagCCTCTGTCTCATAGACAAGCCAGATTCACAgatttctacatggtatcagagccataaTCCAAGAATATGGGACCTAAagttctttctgtttttttctttctcttcctgtCGTGATCTACCGCTAGCAGCACCACCGCCCTCCACTACTTTTGTCAGCAGCACCACCACCCTCCGCCAGCCTCCGCCAACCCTCACACCCTTCCGCCACTCTCCTGCgacctctctcttctttcttccttctcgcGGGAGCTTTTCCCAGCCTTGCCGATCTATTTTTGCaccccttggtggtgagttgactcccaccaagggccTTTTTTCCTGCAGAATTTTAAGATCGATGCAGTAAattttttgcatatttttttgggttattgaCAACTCATCTTCGACGAGCAACAATGCCTGACACTTCTGAGATCACTTCAGCCTCTTCTGGCCTCGACGGCACGTCACAGAGTGATTTTGTTCCATTTTCAGCCAACcctattaaattaaatggggcCAATTACCTGCTATGGTCTCGTTCTTGTTTGTTTGCTATCGGTTCCAgtggtctctctggctacatcacCGGAACCTCTGTCAGGCCTACTGAAACTGGAGCTGCGCAAGATAGGTGggtgaattttaattttttggttatGTCGTATCTGGTCAACTCCATGGACCAAGAGATTGCCGAACGCTACCTTTTACTTGATCCGGCTGGCAAGATCTGGAGGACAGCCCATGACACCTACTCTCAAGTGGGCAATGCTGCCCAGTGTTATGAACTTCGTCAGAAACTCCACTCTGCCAAGCAATTAGAGCTGACCCTCTCTCAGTATTACAATAAAATGTGCATGATGCGGCAGCAGCTTGATTTTTTGGGGACCTTCACTGCCACTTGTGATGTTGACACCACTGCTTTCCGGAAGTGGGAAGATGGCTGACGGGTGTTTGATTTTTTGGTTGGTctcaacattgaatttgatCAGATCCGGGCCAATATTCTGAATCGTGATCCCCTACCAACTCTTGAGCAGGCCTATGCGATTCTTGCAGCCGAAGATACTCGCCAGACAGCCATGATTACTCCTGTCACTCAGGAACGATCGGCCCTACTTTCTAGTTCTCAGCCTACTTCTCGTGGTAATTCTTCCCGTAGTTCTGGTGTTACTAGTGATTGCCctcctattaaatgtgatcaccatgggaaggaatggcatacCAAGGATCAttgctggaagcttcatggtgGCCCTGTAGATACCAGTGGGTGTGGGAGGGGTGGCTCTAATCGATCCAATAATGCCCGGGCAAACCAGGCAACTACTGATTTGTCTCTTTCCCAAGTGGTTAAAGAACTTCAGCATCTCCGGACTATGATGACTTGGCTGGACACCTCTTCTTCCTGGCCTCCTTCTTTGGCTACTTCTGCTGTTTCCTTGCCATCAGATTCCTCTACACCTCACTcttcaggtatttcatttggtgggaattgcacctcgATCATACCTAActcttggattattgactctggtgcaACCGATCATATGACAGATTCTTCCACCCTTTTCTTCAATTATTCTCCTTTATCTGATCATAATAAAGTTAGGGTTGCTGATGGATCTCTCTCGCCAATTTCTGGCAAGGGGTCTGTTCAATCCACTCCATCTCTTTGTCTTTCCTCTGTGTTGCATGTTCCTAAATTCTCTACTAATTTATTATCCATTAGTACTTTAACTAGGGACTTAAACTGCAACgtaatttttttccccaatcaTTGTTTATTCCAGGACTTGGAAACGGGtcgtacgattgcatgtggtaaggtggttggtggtttaTGTGTGCTTGACAGTTCGCCGACAGCTTTGACTTCTCATCCGTCCTCTTCTGCTTCTACATCTGCGTTACTGGAATTAAATAAGTGGCACCGCCGTTTGGGGCACCCACCATTGCAagttttatctactttatttcttAGCTTATTTAAGCAATGTAATCCTAATAATTTTTCATGCGATGCTTGCACTTTAGCAAAGCAAACTCGGAATGTGTACCCTATTTCTGACAAAAGAAGTATGACACCATTTGGATTaatcattctgatgtgtggggaccagcCTGACGTGTTTCTACCTCTGGTTTTAGATGGTTTGTTAcattttttgattgttttagtcGCGCCACatgggtatatttgatgcatagcaagAGCGATGTTTTTACTCGTTTCCGTCTgtttcataagatggttcaaacacaatttgatgccaaggtgaagattttACGGTCTGACAACGGCAAGGAATACATGGATGGCGCTTTTCGCACTTACTTGGATACTTATGGTATTATCCATCAGACatcttgtgttgatactccggCTCAGAATGGTGTAGCTGAGCGTAAGAACATACACTTGTTGGAGGTTGTTCGCTCACTTATGTTTGCCATGCATGTTCCCATACGTTTCTAGAGTGATGCTATTCTTACAGCTACATACCTGATCAACCGTCTTCCTTCCCGAGTCATCGATGGTCGCTGACCATTGGAGGTATTATTGGGTTCGTCTAATTTTGTTGTTGAccccaaaatttttggttgtgtggtgTTTACCCGAAACCATCATATTCATGGGAAATTTGACCCCAAAGGTCTTCGGTGTGTCTTTCTGGGTTATTCTGCtacccagaaagggtacaagtgttaccaccccCTACAAGAAAAACATTTGTAAcaatggatgttgtctttcgggAGTCTGAAGCTTATTTTGCACCACTggtacctcttcagggggagattcCAGCTGATGAAGATGTACCTTTGATTGCTCTTCTAGATGTAAATATGCCTACTATAGAGGATGTGTCAATTGAATTGGAAGGTGGGATTACTAGTCAAGAACAAGAGCAAGGACAACAATATGAGCAGCCTATAGTCCAAGGGGAGTCTAGAGAATCAATGGAATTGAAGACATACTCACGTGGGACTCACATCCCTCCTCGAGGAATTGAGCATAAAGAAaccaccaccactgctcccACACAATCAGCGTCTGCTCCAAGTCTTGCTCCTCACTCTGGTAAGCCTATTCCTATACCTGATCCCAGTCTTAATCTTCCCAGGGTTGTCGGAAACCAAAGCGGAGCTGTACTCAGCAtccaatttccaattttgtttcttataattCTTTAACTCCTGCATTTCAtgcctttgtttctttgttatcctctgtttccattcctaaaaactGGTAGGAAGCAATAGCCGAGCAGAAATGGGAGGAagcaatgaatgaagagatgTTTACCCTGGAGAAAAATAGAACTTGGGACTTGACAATTCTTCTACCAGGAAAGAAACCcattggctgtaaatgggtctttATTGTGAAGCACAATTCAGACGGGTCAGTAGAGCGATACAAGGCGAGGTTGGCTGCAAAGGGGTTCACACAAACCTATGGAATCGATTACCACgaaacctttgctcctgtggcaAAAATGAGCACAGTTAGAGTCATCATCTCTTGTGCAGTAAATCAAGGCTGGACTCTCCAAtagcttgatgtcaagaatgcttttctaCATGGAGAGCTAGAAGAAGATGTCTGTATGGAAATCCCTCCTGGCTTTGCTACTCCAAATACCCAGggaaaagtgtgcaaattgaaaAAGGCCTTATATGGTCTAAAGCAATCacccagggcctggtttggtcgATTTCACAAAGCCATGATTACCAATggctataagcaaagcaatgcttaCCACACGTTGTTTGTGAAGAAAGTGGGACAGCATATCACAATTCTactagtctatgtggatgacatagtgatcacaGGGAGTGATACACAGGAAATTCAGAATTTGAAGAATTATTTGGGGACAGAATTTGAGGTCAAAGACTTGGGGCATTTAagatatttcttgggaatagaggttGCTTATTCAGCTAAGGGTATATCTctttcccagagaaagtatACTCTTGATCTTCTGAGTGATACAGGGATGCTCGGGTGTAAACCTGTTGATACCCCTTTGGAACCTAACACACACTTAAAGAGCAAGGAAGGTGACATGGTGGATAAAGGTACTTATCAGAGGTTAGTAGGACGGTTGATATATCTCTCTCATACCCGACCTGACATCACATTTTGCAGTAAGTGTTGTAAGTCAGTACATGCATGACCCTTACTCATCTCATATGGAGGCAGCCTACAGAATTCTGAAGTACCTAAAGTCTTCTCCTGAAAAAGGAATCTTATATTCTCCCCACAGTAATCTTTAGAtagaagcctatactgatgcagattgggctggcaatCCCGATGATAGAAGATCAACATCCGGATATTGTaaatttgttggaggaaacttaACTACTTGaaggagcaagaaacaagccGTGGTTGCTCGGTCtagtgctgaggcagaattCAGGGCCATGGCACAAGGGGACTGCGAACTTTTGTGGCTCAAGGGGCTTGTTCAAGATATAGGTATGGCTGCTAATCTTCCTATGCGGCTCTACTGTAATAGCAAGTTAGCAATCAGTGTTGCCCATaacccggtccaacatgatcgtaccaagcatgttgaaattgactgacattttatcaaggagaagctggagcaaGGAGTCATTTGTGTTCCATTTGTTCAGTCTTGTAATCAACTGGCTGATATTCTCACTAAGGGAATAAGTAGTAAATTATTTTGTTTAGttattagcaagttgggcatgtttgacatgtatgcaccaacttgagggggagtgttgtaatataggttcaggggtaatattgtccttgtacctatagtgtcgaggttcattatgcacatgttaaatgtgttAGGTGTGGTAGGTGTGGATTGagtaaatcattccatatttgtaatattctgaagttataaataaaggcttggcCTCTGTCTCATAGACAAGCCAGATTCACGGATTTCTACAGGTCCTTTTTTGTGGTGGAAGTGTGACAAGGTTCCAAGTACCTCTCTTCTTaagagcttgcatttcttcgaCCATAGCCTCTTTCCACCTAGCATCTGTAAATGCCTCCTACCAAGTCTATGGtatggaaacagaagataaagaggaaacaaaagcatgaaaggaGGGAGACAAAGACTCATACGAAACAACCTGAGAAATTGGATGTTGCAtacaagatctttttcccttcctgAGAGCAATGGGTAAGTCAAGTGACGGATCAGAAATAATAAAAGGTTCAGAAATAACAGGAGAAGGATTCAAAGGAGAAGGATCTAAAGGATCAGAAATATTACTAGAGAAAGTCTCATCTTGTCCTGGATCAGAGGACAACTCTTGGTCTGGAGGAGATGCAGTAGTGGGCTGTCtttgcccttttttcttctGATAATACTGCTGTAAATCCTTCTCTGGCTGAACCTGCTGCTCCCCCTAGACACCACCGTCTAGAGGTACATGATAAGCATCGGTGGGCTCATCAAGGAGAGGAATGATAATCGGCACATCTTCTAGAGTAGAtatagactccccctgaagaggtgctgATGAGGGATAAAAGGCCATAgcctcatgaaaaacaacatccatggaaacaaaaatgcGACGAGATGagggatggtaacatttataacctTTTTGAGTTGGAGTATATCCAATGAAAATGTAGCGGAGACCACGAGGATCAAGTTTACCATGAGCATAGTGATTgcgaacaaaacaaacacaaccgAAAATTTTGGGAGGAATGATATAAGAAGAAGACCCCTTTAAAAGATCAAGACGAGACTTATAGTCAAGGACCCGAGAGGGCATTCGATTGATAAGATAAGCGGCTGTTAGAACAGCCTCTCCCTAAAAATTAGAAGGAACattcatttcaaacataatagaacGAGCTACATCAAGGAAATGTCTATTTTTgtgttcagccactccattttggggtagagtgtcaacgcaactagtttggtgaatgatACCTTGAGTAGCAAGAAAGATTTGAAAGGCTCCATCTAAATATTCACGACCATTGTCATTCCAAAGGGTTTGAATGGTCACCTGAAACTGGGTGTGAACCATGCTGTGGAAAactttaaaacaagaaaacacttCATTTTGTGCCtcattaaataaacccaagtggtgcgtgtgtgacaatcaataaatgtgaTAAACCACCTAAAACCAGAAATAGATGAGGTGCGTGagggaccccatacatcagaacGAATCATGGAAAAAGGTTTggaacatcttttatttgaactagaataaatAGTACGAGTTTGTTTAGCAAAAACACAAGCCTTACATAATAAAGTTTGAGGAttacaatgctgaaataaaCCAGGAAAATTTTTAGCTAAGGTTCCTAAAGGGGGATGTCCCAACCGGCAATGCGAACGATGCATCTCAGATAAATGACTGTCAGCGGAAGTATATGAGCCTGTCCAGATATTGCAGCAGTATTAGAGGTAAGATCATCGTCTAGCAAATAAAGTCCACCACGCATTCTACCAGTTCCAATTGTTTTCCCCAtccccaagtcctgaaagacacaatggaATGGGTAAAAAACAGCTTTACAATTGGGATCAGATGTCAAACTACTAATAGAAAGCAGATTAGAAGCTAACTTTGGTACATGCAAGACAGAGGACaaggataaagaaggagaacaatGGATGGCTCCCTTCCCTGATACagaggagagggaaccatcgGAAATTTTAATTCTATCCTTACCGGAAGAAGGAAAATaacgaaaaaaataaattggatgtactagtcatgtgatcagtggctccggaatcgattatccaaggatgggataatgccgaagcacaatgaccactaaaagaaatacctgctttggagaaaacaaggttggATTCAGAAGAGGGAACCATAGTTGAGGTAGAGGCAGAGGCAGATGTTGGTTTGAGAGACCCAAAGTTGGTCATCATACGACAAAATACAGCAAGTTCCTCTGCAGAAAGTGTGGTATTAGGAGGTGGTGCTTCAGCAGTCTCTGTAAGACT is a window encoding:
- the LOC122665558 gene encoding uncharacterized protein LOC122665558, whose translation is MPDTSEITSASSGLDGTSQSDFVPFSANPIKLNGANYLLWSRSCLFAIGSSGLSGYITGTSVRPTETGAAQDRWVNFNFLVMSYLVNSMDQEIAERYLLLDPAGKIWRTAHDTYSQVGNAAQCYELRQKLHSAKQLELTLSQYYNKMCMMRQQLDFLGTFTATCDIRANILNRDPLPTLEQAYAILAAEDTRQTAMITPVTQERSALLSSSQPTSRGNSSRSSGVTSDCPPIKCDHHGKEWHTKDHCWKLHGGPVDTSGCGRGGSNRSNNARANQATTDLSLSQVVKELQHLRTMMTWLDTSSSWPPSLATSAVSLPSDSSTPHSSDSSTLFFNYSPLSDHNKVRVADGSLSPISGKGSVQSTPSLCLSSVLHDLETGRTIACGKVVGGLCVLDSSPTALTSHPSSSASTSARATWVYLMHSKSDVFTRFRLFHKMVQTQFDAKVKILRSDNGKEYMDGAFRTYLDTYGIIHQTSCVDTPAQNGVAERKNIHLLEVVRSLMFAMHVPIRF